The Mustela lutreola isolate mMusLut2 chromosome 3, mMusLut2.pri, whole genome shotgun sequence genome includes a region encoding these proteins:
- the LOC131828035 gene encoding prefoldin subunit 1-like, with the protein MAAPVDLELKKAFTELQAKVIDTQQKVKLADIQIEQLNRTKKHAHLTDTEIMTLVDETNMYEGVGRMFILQSKEVIHSQLLEKQKIAEEKIKELEQKKSYLERSVKEAEDNIQEMLMARRAQ; encoded by the coding sequence ATGGCGGCTCCCGTGGATCTGGAATTAAAAAAAGCCTTCACAGAACTTCAAGCCAAAGTAATTGACACTCAACAGAAGGTGAAGCTTGCAGACATACAGATTGAACAGCTAAACAGAACGAAAAAGCATGCACATCTTACAGATACAGAGATTATGACTTTGGTAGATGAGACTAACATGTATGAAGGTGTaggaagaatgtttattcttcagtcCAAGGAGGTAATTCACAGTCAACtattagagaaacagaaaatagcagaggaaaaaattaaagaattagagCAGAAGAAATCCTACCTAGAGCGGAGTGTGAAGGAAGCTGAAGACAACATCCAGGAGATGCTAATGGCACGAAGGGCACAGTAG